One segment of Panicum virgatum strain AP13 chromosome 3K, P.virgatum_v5, whole genome shotgun sequence DNA contains the following:
- the LOC120701509 gene encoding uncharacterized protein LOC120701509 produces MWSSLSAASARVMIAFTGAGQSEVPPHDSPLPEAIHLSGGEEQADGGSSPTGGVDPGSAGEALVSGEEVEKLKTLFRQVYNFATGLVERSKKRYEELLSAKSVSAEEHAKVVLELKELGSRHQEELTKIQERHVAELQKLRDAKSKLDKEQKGKFFILLTLSSSFVAFEEVV; encoded by the exons ATGTGGTCGTCACT cTCTGCTGCTTCGGCAAGAGTGATGATTGCTTTTACTGGTGCGGGGCAGTCTGAGGTCCCGCCCCATGACTCTCCCCTCCCCGAAGCCATCCATCTTTCTGGTGGGGAAGAGCAGGCTGACGGGGGTAGCTCTCCGACTGGTGGCGTTGATCCCGGTTCAGCTGGGGAAGCGCTGGTGTCGGGTGAAGAAGTCGAGAAACTGAAAACTCTATTCCGCCAAGTCTACAACTTTGCCACC GGACTGGTCGAGAGGTCCAAAAAAAGGTACGAAGAACTCCTGTCCGCAAAGTCTGTCTCGGCTGAGGAGCATGCGAAGGTGGTCCTGGAGCTGAAGGAGCTGGGGTCTCGTCATCAGGAAGAGTTGACGAAGATCCAGGAGAGGCATGTTGCTGAACTCCAAAAGCTCCGGGATGCCAAGAGCAAGCTCGATAAAGAGCAGAAGGGCAAGTTTTTCATCTTACTGACTCTGTCGAGTAGTTTTGTGGCCTTTGAAGAAGTCGTTTGA